The following coding sequences are from one Candidatus Nitrosopumilus sp. SW window:
- a CDS encoding Hsp20/alpha crystallin family protein: MAAKKPVKKSPAMSPFLTSSWLDIDKSIDNLRKEMEKAFSSFPSISMPKMPQSSCDVIDEGKQFRVKMDVPGIKKNEIKLNVTENSLEISGEHKEESEEKKKNYLTKERSQISYYRTLPLSENVVASKVKAKLSDGVLDITLPKSKPTKTQKKKSVSVQ, translated from the coding sequence ATGGCAGCCAAAAAACCTGTGAAAAAAAGTCCTGCTATGTCTCCATTTCTAACATCAAGCTGGCTTGATATTGACAAGTCCATTGACAATTTAAGAAAGGAGATGGAAAAAGCATTTTCTTCATTCCCATCAATATCTATGCCAAAAATGCCACAATCATCTTGTGATGTTATTGATGAAGGAAAACAATTCCGTGTTAAAATGGATGTTCCTGGAATAAAGAAAAATGAAATAAAACTCAATGTAACTGAAAATTCACTTGAAATATCAGGTGAACACAAAGAGGAATCTGAAGAAAAGAAGAAAAACTACCTTACAAAAGAGCGCAGTCAAATATCTTACTATAGAACATTACCTCTTTCAGAAAATGTAGTTGCATCAAAAGTAAAAGCAAAACTTAGTGATGGGGTTTTAGATATAACATTGCCAAAATCTAAACCTACAAAGACTCAAAAAAAGAAATCTGTCTCAGTTCAATAA
- a CDS encoding CrcB family protein → MKGLEFVFLAAGSVLGAFLRYKVTESPLIFNTLPLNVLIVNVIGAFILGIFIVVSEQWNLDGRYSLFAAIGFCGSLTTMSSFALDSSNLLENSHYGTLAINIVANIGLSIGALIGGKSLMSAIISN, encoded by the coding sequence ATGAAAGGATTAGAGTTTGTCTTCCTTGCAGCAGGTTCAGTTCTTGGAGCATTTCTGAGGTACAAAGTAACAGAATCTCCTTTGATTTTCAATACATTACCACTAAACGTTTTGATAGTAAATGTAATTGGCGCATTTATTCTTGGAATATTCATTGTTGTTTCAGAACAATGGAATCTTGATGGAAGATATTCACTGTTTGCAGCAATAGGATTTTGTGGCTCTTTAACAACAATGTCTTCATTTGCCCTTGACTCTAGTAATTTGTTAGAAAATAGTCATTATGGAACACTAGCAATCAACATTGTTGCAAACATTGGACTATCTATTGGAGCACTAATTGGAGGAAAATCCTTAATGAGTGCGATAATATCTAATTAA
- a CDS encoding DUF1059 domain-containing protein, translating into MTIKLRCEDYGFECQYEIDEEKSISTIEKLRNHFEEEHGIDYTIEAVTQMIQNRGHSLESIKK; encoded by the coding sequence ATGACTATCAAACTAAGATGTGAAGATTATGGTTTTGAATGTCAATACGAAATTGATGAGGAGAAATCTATCAGCACAATTGAGAAATTAAGAAATCATTTTGAAGAAGAACACGGAATTGATTATACCATTGAGGCAGTCACACAAATGATTCAAAATCGTGGTCACTCTTTAGAATCAATTAAAAAATAA
- a CDS encoding transcription initiation factor IIB family protein, which yields MVENYSNDYDVKCELDACKTYPAITDSERGEIVCGGCGLILVQNLADASYENNGYTQEDFMKQARTGPATSLTMFDKGLSTVIGNNKDSSGNALSSKTKYEFNRLRTWDQRSKSRKTATLSKAFTLLHSMKTKLGVPDNVVENAAYIYRKTVSAKLTRGRTMASLISASLYAACRENNIPRTLDDIAEAGNVERRILSRDLRTIIRKLELNLNQYDTSSFISKISNNMNLKEKTKRGAFEILKRCEEEEITAGKHPVAQAAASLYISCIINGEKVSQKKFSVEAGVSDVTIRNRTALIKKILKLDE from the coding sequence GTGGTAGAAAATTATTCAAACGATTATGATGTCAAGTGTGAACTAGATGCTTGCAAAACCTACCCTGCAATAACAGATTCTGAACGAGGAGAAATTGTTTGTGGGGGTTGCGGTCTTATTCTAGTGCAAAACTTAGCTGACGCATCATATGAAAACAATGGTTACACTCAGGAAGACTTTATGAAGCAAGCAAGAACAGGTCCTGCAACATCGCTAACGATGTTTGATAAAGGATTATCAACTGTTATTGGAAACAATAAAGATTCTTCAGGAAATGCATTATCCAGTAAAACAAAATATGAATTCAATAGACTCAGAACATGGGATCAAAGAAGTAAATCAAGAAAAACTGCTACTTTGAGTAAGGCCTTTACTTTACTTCATTCAATGAAGACAAAGTTAGGAGTACCAGATAATGTGGTAGAAAATGCTGCCTATATCTACAGAAAAACTGTTAGTGCAAAATTAACACGAGGAAGAACAATGGCATCATTGATCTCAGCCTCATTATATGCAGCATGTAGAGAAAACAACATCCCAAGAACATTAGACGATATTGCCGAAGCTGGTAATGTGGAAAGAAGAATACTTTCCCGAGATTTGAGAACCATAATCAGAAAGCTTGAATTGAATCTTAATCAGTATGATACTTCCTCGTTTATCTCAAAGATTTCAAACAACATGAATTTGAAAGAAAAAACAAAGCGTGGAGCATTTGAGATACTAAAGCGCTGTGAAGAAGAAGAAATTACTGCTGGAAAACACCCAGTAGCACAAGCAGCTGCTTCGTTATACATTTCATGTATAATTAATGGAGAAAAAGTTAGTCAAAAGAAATTCTCAGTAGAAGCAGGAGTAAGTGATGTAACAATTCGAAACAGAACTGCTTTGATTAAGAAAATACTAAAGCTTGATGAGTAG
- a CDS encoding CDC48 family AAA ATPase, whose product MSEIILKVDEIPQQHVGRGRAIIDPKIIEDQKWNTGQILELTYNKKTHVKLWPGNPEEYGTGIIKIDGMTRQNIGAGIGDKISLKSVEASNAEQIVLSPTEKISAEGLQEYMIYNYLNHVFTTGDTLSLNTQMGGRVQFIVTSTKPSKPVIVTENTVFKLGTMTKSVDASVPRITYDELGGLKNEVQKIREMVELPMRHPELFDKIGVEAPKGVLLYGPPGTGKTLLAKAVAGETNAHFISLSGPEIMGKYYGESEEKIREIFNQAEENSPSIVFIDEIDSIAPKRDEVSGEVEKRIVSQLLTLMDGMKSRGKVVVIAATNRPDSIDPALRRPGRFDREIEIGIPDDEGRFEILSIHTRGMPIDEKVDLKQISKTTHGFVGADLEVLSKEAAMRSLRRILPEIDLDEDKISSEILQKIEITSEDFRDALKEVRPSALREVQVQIPNVSWDDVGGLDELKEELREAVEWPIKHKEAFDYVDVETPKGILLHGPPGTGKTLIAKALAKMTESNFISIKGPELLSKWVGESEKGVREIFRKARQAAPCIIFLDEVDALVPRRGSGGSESHVTESVVSQILTEIDGLEELHNVLIVGATNRLDIVDDALLRPGRFDRIIEVPNPDAKGRKNIFEIHTKKKPLASDVDIAKLVELTDGFSGAEIAAVANRAAVAALKKYVGGKTQNIKDIKISQQELIDAIDKVKPQKKEAPLAQSIK is encoded by the coding sequence ATGAGTGAAATTATTTTAAAAGTTGATGAAATTCCGCAACAACATGTTGGACGAGGAAGAGCAATAATTGATCCAAAAATTATTGAAGATCAAAAATGGAATACTGGCCAAATCTTAGAATTAACATATAACAAAAAAACACATGTAAAACTTTGGCCAGGTAATCCTGAAGAATATGGAACAGGAATTATCAAAATTGATGGAATGACAAGACAAAATATTGGAGCAGGAATTGGTGATAAGATTTCTCTAAAATCAGTTGAAGCTTCCAATGCTGAACAAATTGTCTTGTCTCCTACTGAGAAAATATCTGCTGAAGGCTTACAAGAATACATGATTTACAATTATCTTAATCATGTATTTACAACTGGAGATACATTATCTCTTAATACTCAAATGGGTGGAAGAGTTCAATTCATTGTAACTAGTACTAAACCATCAAAACCAGTTATAGTTACTGAAAATACAGTTTTCAAACTTGGCACAATGACAAAATCAGTTGATGCATCTGTTCCAAGAATAACCTATGACGAGTTAGGTGGCCTCAAAAACGAAGTCCAAAAAATTCGTGAGATGGTTGAATTACCAATGAGACATCCAGAATTGTTTGATAAAATAGGTGTGGAAGCTCCAAAAGGCGTCTTATTGTATGGTCCTCCAGGAACAGGAAAGACTTTACTTGCTAAGGCAGTAGCTGGTGAAACCAATGCTCACTTTATCTCACTTAGTGGCCCTGAAATCATGGGAAAATACTATGGCGAAAGTGAAGAGAAAATACGAGAAATTTTCAATCAAGCTGAAGAAAATTCTCCTAGTATAGTCTTCATTGATGAAATTGATTCTATTGCTCCAAAAAGAGACGAAGTTTCAGGCGAAGTTGAAAAGAGAATAGTTTCTCAACTTTTGACTTTGATGGATGGAATGAAATCTAGAGGCAAAGTTGTAGTAATTGCAGCTACCAATAGACCAGATTCTATTGATCCTGCTCTTAGACGACCTGGTAGATTCGATAGAGAGATTGAAATTGGAATTCCTGATGATGAAGGAAGATTTGAAATTCTTTCAATCCATACACGTGGAATGCCAATAGATGAAAAAGTAGATCTTAAACAAATCTCAAAGACAACCCATGGATTTGTCGGAGCTGACTTGGAAGTCCTATCAAAAGAAGCTGCAATGAGATCACTCCGCAGAATTCTTCCTGAGATAGATCTTGATGAAGATAAGATATCATCAGAAATTCTTCAAAAAATAGAGATTACAAGTGAAGACTTTAGAGATGCACTAAAAGAAGTCAGACCAAGTGCATTGCGTGAAGTTCAAGTACAGATTCCTAATGTAAGTTGGGATGATGTTGGTGGTCTTGATGAACTAAAAGAAGAATTACGCGAAGCAGTTGAATGGCCCATCAAACACAAAGAAGCATTTGATTATGTTGATGTTGAAACGCCAAAAGGAATCTTACTTCATGGCCCGCCAGGAACTGGCAAAACATTGATTGCAAAAGCACTCGCAAAAATGACAGAATCAAACTTTATCAGCATAAAGGGACCAGAACTACTCTCAAAATGGGTTGGTGAATCTGAAAAAGGAGTCAGAGAAATCTTCAGAAAGGCAAGACAAGCAGCACCATGTATCATCTTTTTAGATGAAGTAGATGCACTTGTGCCTAGAAGAGGTAGTGGAGGCTCAGAATCCCATGTCACAGAAAGTGTAGTGTCTCAAATACTAACTGAGATTGATGGATTAGAAGAACTACATAATGTGTTGATAGTTGGTGCAACAAACCGACTAGATATTGTAGATGATGCATTACTTAGACCTGGAAGATTTGACAGAATTATTGAAGTTCCAAATCCAGATGCAAAAGGAAGAAAAAACATCTTTGAGATTCATACCAAAAAGAAGCCACTTGCAAGTGATGTAGATATTGCAAAACTTGTAGAATTAACTGATGGATTCAGTGGAGCAGAAATTGCAGCAGTTGCAAACAGAGCAGCAGTTGCAGCTCTCAAAAAATATGTTGGTGGTAAAACACAAAATATCAAAGACATCAAGATATCTCAACAAGAACTAATTGACGCAATTGACAAGGTAAAGCCTCAGAAAAAAGAGGCACCACTTGCTCAATCCATAAAATAG
- the hsp20 gene encoding archaeal heat shock protein Hsp20, protein MTMFFDSEFDRIFKRMSRSFFDTEDMFEEFKGNGSESGPFYYGYTMTVGPDGKPVVKEYGNVKPGQLPTSDTREPIVDTIVDEKEKVVKLIAEMPGVEKTDVKIVVDNKVVDLSAEHGEKKYHVKVPVQHKVDENSAKASYKNGILQLVFKLVEEKPTGKKVEVE, encoded by the coding sequence ATGACAATGTTCTTTGATAGTGAATTTGATAGAATCTTCAAGAGAATGTCTAGATCTTTTTTTGACACAGAAGACATGTTTGAAGAATTCAAGGGAAATGGTTCTGAATCTGGCCCATTTTATTATGGTTATACAATGACCGTGGGTCCTGATGGAAAACCTGTTGTAAAAGAATATGGAAACGTCAAACCAGGCCAACTTCCAACCTCTGATACACGAGAACCAATAGTTGACACAATTGTTGATGAAAAAGAAAAAGTTGTAAAACTCATAGCTGAGATGCCGGGAGTTGAAAAAACTGATGTCAAAATTGTTGTTGACAACAAAGTTGTAGATCTATCTGCAGAACATGGTGAAAAAAAATACCATGTTAAAGTTCCAGTACAACACAAAGTTGATGAGAACTCTGCAAAGGCTTCATACAAAAATGGAATTTTACAACTAGTCTTCAAATTAGTTGAAGAAAAACCAACTGGCAAAAAGGTGGAGGTTGAATAA
- a CDS encoding ACT domain-containing protein, translated as MSVPEVVREIITRNRSIYDCMKMDLINYTALAVKIQPEIERILGNSVNLNTIVVAIKRYADSFEIKDEVKEEPVLKNARLVLTDGIMDVKFSIKDSNQMDPMAILDKFSKITNNYEFFRMSDSFRFLTEDMEDIRQIFDDVSNRDDIFSTGLAKIKITIPNSQNQSDVVSYVAEVLHANGIELVNAFFSQDNIIIILNERDASRAYEILHSDIMRA; from the coding sequence ATGTCTGTGCCTGAGGTTGTCAGGGAGATAATTACCAGAAATCGTTCAATTTATGATTGTATGAAGATGGATTTGATAAATTATACAGCATTGGCAGTAAAGATTCAACCAGAAATTGAAAGAATTCTTGGAAACAGTGTTAATCTCAATACAATAGTTGTAGCAATCAAGAGGTATGCAGATTCATTTGAGATCAAAGATGAGGTAAAGGAAGAACCAGTTTTGAAAAATGCGAGGTTGGTTTTGACTGATGGAATTATGGATGTTAAATTTTCAATTAAAGATTCCAATCAGATGGATCCTATGGCAATTTTAGATAAATTCTCAAAGATTACAAACAATTATGAATTTTTCAGAATGTCTGATTCATTTAGATTTCTTACAGAAGACATGGAAGATATTAGACAAATTTTTGATGATGTTTCAAATAGAGATGACATATTTAGTACAGGTCTTGCAAAAATCAAAATCACCATACCAAACTCACAAAATCAATCAGATGTGGTTTCCTATGTTGCCGAGGTATTACATGCAAATGGGATTGAACTTGTAAATGCTTTTTTCAGTCAGGATAACATCATAATTATTCTCAATGAAAGAGATGCATCTAGAGCATATGAGATTTTACACTCTGACATAATGAGAGCCTGA
- a CDS encoding NAD(P)/FAD-dependent oxidoreductase: MARNKKKIVVLGGGFAGVECTRKLEEYFKNDSEIEIVLVSEDNFLLFTPMLPQVASGTIETRHIVMPIRTITKKATFYEGRVKNIDPYGKIVNLWGSGNKRGISLHYDFLVVALGSETNFFGMNDLEKNAYQMKTLNDAVMVRNRMIDMLEQAENETNPILKQSLLNFVVVGGGFAGIETAGEIMDLLLDVRKYYPNIKKEDIHVVVLEALPNILPGFSESLAKFAQEKLTEHGIEIKLQTAVTSFDGDEVMIKRLDVDKDAIDDSIVSSIQSKTVIWTAGVTPVNTIKRSLFKTDKGKIIVDKNLEVNDFPGVFAIGDCALFLDPSTQRPFAPTAQIAEAQAKIAAKNLHALIRNEEKTEFTYESKGQMAIIGKRTGIASFLGMNIHGIFAWFLWRNIYLSKIPTWDKRFRVFLDWTADAIFDRDISRLKFMRREPEKEYKVLDEVDDVW, translated from the coding sequence ATGGCTCGAAATAAGAAGAAAATTGTCGTTTTAGGAGGAGGTTTTGCAGGTGTAGAGTGCACTAGGAAACTAGAGGAATATTTCAAGAATGATTCAGAAATTGAGATCGTTCTAGTCAGTGAAGATAATTTTCTATTATTTACTCCAATGTTACCTCAAGTAGCATCTGGAACTATTGAAACTAGACATATTGTAATGCCAATTAGAACAATTACAAAAAAAGCAACCTTCTATGAGGGCAGAGTCAAAAACATTGATCCATATGGAAAGATAGTAAATTTATGGGGGAGTGGAAACAAGAGAGGAATTTCACTTCATTATGATTTTCTTGTAGTTGCATTAGGAAGTGAAACTAACTTTTTTGGAATGAATGATCTTGAAAAAAATGCCTATCAAATGAAGACACTCAATGATGCAGTTATGGTTAGAAACAGAATGATAGACATGTTAGAACAAGCAGAAAATGAAACAAATCCAATCTTAAAACAAAGTCTTCTAAATTTTGTTGTTGTAGGTGGAGGTTTTGCAGGAATTGAAACTGCCGGAGAGATCATGGATCTTTTGTTAGATGTAAGAAAATATTATCCAAATATCAAAAAGGAAGACATTCATGTTGTAGTGTTAGAAGCATTACCAAATATCTTGCCGGGTTTTTCTGAAAGTCTTGCAAAATTTGCACAAGAAAAACTGACAGAGCATGGAATTGAAATCAAACTGCAAACAGCTGTGACTAGTTTTGATGGAGATGAAGTAATGATAAAGAGATTAGATGTAGACAAAGATGCCATAGATGATTCAATAGTAAGTTCAATTCAATCAAAAACTGTAATTTGGACTGCAGGTGTTACTCCAGTCAATACAATCAAAAGATCATTATTCAAAACAGACAAAGGAAAAATCATTGTTGATAAAAATTTAGAAGTAAATGATTTTCCAGGTGTTTTTGCGATTGGAGATTGTGCATTATTTTTAGATCCTAGTACTCAAAGACCATTTGCACCAACTGCACAAATTGCTGAAGCTCAAGCAAAAATTGCTGCAAAAAACCTTCATGCTTTGATTAGAAATGAAGAAAAAACCGAATTTACATATGAATCAAAAGGCCAAATGGCAATTATTGGTAAGAGAACAGGTATTGCATCATTTTTAGGAATGAATATTCATGGAATTTTTGCATGGTTTCTTTGGAGAAATATTTACCTCTCAAAAATTCCAACATGGGACAAACGATTTAGAGTATTTCTTGATTGGACAGCTGATGCAATTTTTGATAGGGATATCTCAAGATTAAAGTTCATGAGACGTGAACCAGAAAAAGAATACAAGGTTCTTGATGAAGTTGATGATGTTTGGTAA
- a CDS encoding peptidylprolyl isomerase, with the protein MLKKIFLAITFSLLFLGIVNQATAQTVEINPIKIMDPIVIIETNLGNIAIGFFPNDAPNHVENFLKLSTSGFYDGTLFHRIIPGFMIQGGDPNTIDGDPSTWGTGGPDTRLNAEFNNIKHNRGIVSMARSTDPNSGGSQFFIVHQDSNFLDEQYTVFGRIVTEESFETLDKIASVSTGNRDEPLNPEQVRITKVTVVNESEISDLLELSEPERIQTNVEPPTGTQQFENEEYDIAFNVPEGWMLQQPEKTQENSPDFVAVGPKVGEMNPVFSLTIYPTEQKTLDDLIEEKSEQLTEVIESGQLNVISKDKTTINGKSAYVINAVGLFSANGQSYNVKFKEVMIYDSENYYTFSYSNGVDDFDSKLERFNETIDSFKKLSEDSTEENGGCLIATATFGSEMAPQVQKLRELRDNTILTTESGTAFMSGFNQLYYSFSPTIADLERESPLFKEIVKLSITPMLSTLSILNYAEINSEQEMISYGVGIILMNVGMYFAAPAIIIYKIRKLN; encoded by the coding sequence ATGTTGAAGAAAATATTTCTTGCAATTACATTTTCATTATTATTTTTAGGAATTGTTAATCAAGCAACAGCCCAAACAGTTGAAATTAACCCAATTAAGATAATGGATCCTATAGTAATCATTGAAACTAATTTAGGGAATATTGCAATTGGCTTTTTTCCAAATGATGCACCAAATCATGTCGAAAATTTTCTAAAACTATCAACTTCTGGATTTTACGATGGAACACTTTTTCATAGAATTATTCCAGGGTTTATGATTCAAGGTGGTGATCCAAACACCATTGATGGAGATCCAAGCACTTGGGGCACAGGTGGTCCTGATACGAGATTAAATGCTGAGTTTAACAACATTAAACATAATCGTGGAATAGTTTCAATGGCAAGATCTACTGATCCAAATAGTGGAGGTTCACAATTTTTCATTGTTCATCAAGATTCCAATTTCCTTGATGAACAATATACTGTATTTGGAAGAATTGTAACTGAAGAAAGTTTCGAAACACTTGATAAAATTGCATCAGTTTCTACTGGAAATAGAGATGAGCCTCTGAATCCTGAACAAGTCAGAATTACTAAAGTCACAGTTGTTAATGAATCTGAAATTTCTGATTTACTAGAATTGTCTGAACCTGAAAGAATTCAAACAAATGTAGAACCACCTACTGGAACTCAACAATTTGAAAATGAAGAATATGATATTGCATTTAATGTGCCTGAAGGATGGATGTTACAACAACCCGAAAAAACTCAAGAAAATTCCCCAGATTTTGTTGCAGTAGGACCTAAGGTTGGAGAGATGAACCCTGTATTCTCTTTAACAATTTATCCAACTGAACAAAAAACTTTAGATGATCTTATTGAAGAAAAATCTGAACAATTAACAGAAGTTATTGAATCTGGACAGTTGAATGTAATTTCAAAAGATAAAACCACAATTAATGGAAAGAGTGCATATGTGATTAACGCAGTGGGATTGTTTTCTGCCAATGGCCAAAGTTACAATGTAAAGTTTAAAGAAGTCATGATTTATGATTCAGAAAATTACTACACTTTTTCATACAGTAATGGAGTAGACGATTTTGATTCTAAACTAGAAAGATTTAACGAAACAATAGATTCTTTTAAAAAATTATCTGAAGATTCTACTGAAGAAAATGGTGGCTGTTTGATTGCAACTGCAACATTTGGCTCTGAGATGGCTCCACAAGTTCAGAAGTTAAGGGAATTAAGAGATAATACTATTCTTACAACAGAATCTGGAACTGCATTTATGAGTGGATTTAACCAACTGTACTATTCATTCTCTCCAACCATAGCTGATTTAGAACGTGAATCTCCATTATTCAAAGAAATTGTAAAACTATCAATCACTCCAATGTTATCCACACTCTCAATTCTAAACTATGCTGAGATCAATTCTGAACAAGAAATGATCTCCTATGGAGTAGGAATTATTCTAATGAATGTTGGAATGTATTTTGCAGCACCTGCAATAATTATCTATAAAATTCGAAAACTAAACTAA
- the cbiE gene encoding precorrin-6y C5,15-methyltransferase (decarboxylating) subunit CbiE: MGKIFAVGVGPGSPKYVTEIVKEIVQNCDIVIGYKYTLKTIEHLLEGKEIHEITMNNQEKSYQEVLPRLGDKTLVIPFTGDVNFSESEVVDRLIEIFGKVEIVPGISSIQVAASRAQVPLDKSKVITMHVTTPIEDKKLELQKALIDGFSVVLVPRPWPKQPDKHFMPSEIAVYLRENGFDTEKIKVHVFEAITTEDETNFEGTVKDLEGKEFSDLSVMVFNQTSLDSYMNYRWQWEN; encoded by the coding sequence TTGGGAAAAATTTTCGCTGTAGGTGTAGGTCCAGGTTCACCGAAATATGTAACAGAAATTGTCAAAGAGATAGTTCAAAATTGTGATATTGTAATTGGTTACAAATACACCCTAAAAACAATTGAACATCTTCTTGAAGGAAAAGAAATTCACGAAATTACTATGAATAATCAAGAAAAGTCCTATCAAGAAGTTCTTCCAAGATTAGGAGACAAAACTCTAGTAATTCCATTTACAGGAGATGTGAATTTTTCAGAATCAGAGGTTGTTGATAGATTAATAGAAATTTTTGGTAAAGTGGAAATTGTTCCAGGAATTAGTTCAATCCAAGTTGCAGCATCAAGAGCGCAAGTACCACTTGATAAATCTAAAGTAATCACAATGCATGTAACAACTCCAATTGAAGACAAAAAATTGGAGCTGCAAAAGGCGTTGATTGATGGGTTTAGTGTTGTTTTAGTTCCAAGACCTTGGCCAAAACAACCAGACAAGCATTTTATGCCGTCAGAAATTGCAGTTTATCTTCGTGAAAATGGTTTTGACACTGAGAAAATTAAGGTTCATGTCTTTGAAGCCATAACGACTGAAGACGAAACTAATTTTGAAGGAACTGTAAAAGATTTGGAAGGAAAGGAATTTTCAGATTTGTCAGTAATGGTGTTTAATCAAACAAGCCTAGACTCTTACATGAATTATAGATGGCAATGGGAAAACTAA
- a CDS encoding plastocyanin/azurin family copper-binding protein: MKLVISLVALLIVFSGFLFNESFAEVSKNQAFLLEGSGFAVTEEQIKFTEIDLGLSSQDQRGSTISFVIEDGFLTLDDEEFIISDLEGKFLREGRYIRINGNIESSSGDETTISFFGRLVAESKDASIYGFTGRITTSDDTYKIIYTTKLSTLSKINLVSTIEEPKNLVIRILKGSSSQGGADSYIGLDTTGSDSTRLGYFSKDRISVEPGSTITLVNNDVVSHSILSGKENYGDRHDPFDPDGRISTGNVSPGDSINITFDDAGFYRLYDPDYPWMKIVAYVFPSSDSLVLGQGQNLGN; this comes from the coding sequence GTGAAGTTAGTAATATCATTAGTAGCATTATTGATAGTTTTTTCAGGATTTCTTTTCAATGAATCATTTGCAGAAGTTTCTAAAAACCAAGCGTTTCTTTTAGAGGGATCTGGGTTTGCGGTAACTGAAGAACAAATTAAATTTACAGAAATTGATCTAGGTTTATCCTCTCAAGACCAACGTGGGAGTACCATTAGTTTTGTAATAGAAGATGGATTTCTCACACTTGATGATGAGGAATTCATTATTTCAGATCTAGAAGGAAAGTTTTTGCGTGAAGGCCGTTATATTCGAATTAATGGAAATATAGAAAGTTCTAGTGGAGATGAAACAACAATCAGTTTCTTTGGACGACTAGTTGCAGAAAGTAAAGATGCATCAATTTATGGTTTTACTGGTAGAATTACAACATCTGATGATACTTACAAAATTATCTACACTACAAAATTATCTACCTTATCAAAAATTAATTTAGTATCAACAATAGAAGAACCAAAAAATCTTGTAATTAGAATTCTTAAAGGTTCTTCTTCACAAGGAGGTGCTGATAGTTATATTGGACTTGATACCACCGGTTCGGATTCAACAAGATTAGGGTATTTTTCTAAGGATAGAATTTCAGTAGAACCGGGTTCTACAATAACTTTAGTAAATAATGACGTTGTATCTCATAGCATTCTTAGTGGAAAAGAAAACTATGGTGACAGACATGATCCCTTTGATCCTGATGGAAGAATTTCAACTGGTAATGTTTCACCAGGAGATTCTATCAACATAACATTTGATGATGCAGGATTTTACAGATTGTATGATCCTGATTATCCTTGGATGAAAATTGTGGCATATGTTTTCCCTAGTTCAGATTCTCTAGTTCTCGGACAAGGTCAAAATCTAGGAAATTAG
- a CDS encoding stage II sporulation protein M, whose protein sequence is MGIFAATYQIGSMSTVSQEEADVFMSEFEELVLDIDGFGIFTHNTTIALPMFIPGFGVAWGLFSAWSTGFAFAAITTTTPILEQIPPLTILFLSPFGLMELTAYSLGISRSFILIRGITKKIDLRTFIKPTIIEIGIVVGLLLSGGYLEFYMIELAQEQGLQMPGLDI, encoded by the coding sequence ATGGGAATCTTTGCAGCAACATATCAAATTGGTTCAATGTCTACTGTAAGCCAAGAAGAAGCAGACGTTTTCATGTCAGAATTTGAAGAACTAGTATTGGATATTGACGGATTTGGAATATTTACTCATAATACAACAATAGCACTTCCAATGTTTATTCCCGGATTTGGTGTTGCGTGGGGGCTTTTTTCAGCCTGGTCGACAGGATTTGCATTTGCAGCAATAACTACAACAACTCCAATTTTAGAACAAATTCCTCCACTAACAATCCTATTTTTGTCTCCATTCGGATTGATGGAACTAACTGCATATTCTTTAGGAATTTCTAGGAGTTTTATTTTGATTAGAGGAATTACCAAAAAAATTGATCTTAGAACCTTCATCAAACCCACGATAATTGAGATTGGAATTGTAGTTGGGTTGTTATTATCAGGTGGATATTTGGAATTTTATATGATTGAGCTTGCCCAAGAACAAGGCCTCCAAATGCCTGGATTGGATATCTAA